From a single Nostoc sp. MS1 genomic region:
- the hoxE gene encoding bidirectional hydrogenase complex protein HoxE has product MTTAPSTHSHLIGDKRLKMLDAAIKRHQYQQDALIEILHKAQELFGYLENDLLLYIAHQLKLPPSRVYGVATFYHLFSLAPQGKHSCIVCTGTACYVKGAQAILADLEKSTHIHAGETTADGELSLLTARCLGACGIAPAVVFDGEVAGHETPELVNERVQGWLK; this is encoded by the coding sequence ATGACTACTGCTCCATCAACTCATTCCCATCTAATTGGTGATAAACGCTTGAAGATGCTAGATGCAGCTATCAAGCGTCACCAATATCAACAAGACGCATTAATTGAAATCCTGCATAAAGCTCAAGAACTTTTTGGCTATTTAGAAAACGATTTATTACTTTACATTGCCCATCAGTTGAAGCTACCACCAAGCAGAGTCTATGGGGTAGCAACTTTTTATCATCTATTTTCTCTAGCACCCCAAGGAAAACATAGTTGTATAGTCTGTACGGGAACGGCATGTTATGTCAAAGGCGCACAAGCAATTCTGGCAGATTTAGAAAAATCTACTCACATTCATGCAGGGGAAACTACGGCTGATGGTGAATTATCCTTGCTGACAGCCCGGTGTTTAGGTGCTTGTGGCATTGCTCCAGCTGTAGTATTTGATGGAGAAGTGGCTGGTCATGAAACTCCAGAATTAGTGAATGAGCGTGTGCAAGGATGGCTAAAGTAA
- a CDS encoding universal stress protein, translating to MPNKILVALDRSEIGQQVFEQALVLAKATKADLLLLHVLSPEEEGSPHIPMVSNYDYYPGLSGQSFDIYQNQWDNFKAEGVKMLQNFAAQANTAGISTEFTQTMGNPGKTICKLATNCGANLIVMGHRGLSGIRELLLGSVSNYVLHHAPCSVYVVRSLVKAEGTEESSQQQVLSA from the coding sequence ATGCCAAACAAAATCCTCGTAGCATTGGATCGCTCAGAAATAGGACAACAGGTTTTTGAACAAGCATTAGTATTAGCCAAGGCAACAAAAGCCGACTTATTACTACTACACGTTCTCTCACCAGAAGAAGAAGGCAGTCCCCACATACCAATGGTATCTAATTATGACTACTATCCTGGTTTAAGCGGACAAAGCTTTGATATATATCAAAATCAGTGGGATAACTTTAAAGCTGAAGGCGTGAAGATGCTGCAAAACTTTGCGGCTCAAGCCAACACAGCCGGAATATCTACAGAGTTTACCCAAACAATGGGTAATCCTGGTAAGACAATATGTAAACTCGCCACAAATTGCGGTGCTAACTTAATTGTCATGGGACACCGAGGATTATCTGGCATTAGAGAATTATTACTGGGTAGTGTGAGTAACTATGTGTTACATCACGCCCCTTGTTCAGTATATGTAGTACGTAGTTTAGTTAAAGCTGAAGGTACAGAAGAATCCTCGCAACAACAGGTATTGTCGGCTTAG